A DNA window from Sporosarcina sp. ANT_H38 contains the following coding sequences:
- the ftsY gene encoding signal recognition particle-docking protein FtsY: MSFFKKLKEKITGTNEAVTEKFKDGLSKTRNQFTSKVNDLVARFRVIDEEFFEELEELLLQADVGFETVMELIDLLKVEVQRKNIKDTAGIQSVISEKLVEIYQAGEELDNDLNIQEDSLTVILMVGVNGVGKTTTIGKLAARLMAEGKTVMLAAGDTFRAGAIDQLVVWGERAGVEVIRQSEGSDPAAVMYDAIRAAKNRKVDVLICDTAGRLQNKVNLMNELQKVHRVISKEVEGAPHEVLLALDATTGQNALIQAQTFKEATNVTGIVLTKLDGTAKGGIVLAIRKKLNIPVKFVGLGEGVDDLQPFDPEKYVYGLFADGLEQEDTV; this comes from the coding sequence TTGTCTTTTTTTAAGAAACTTAAGGAAAAAATTACTGGTACGAACGAAGCTGTAACAGAGAAGTTTAAAGATGGTTTATCAAAAACTCGAAATCAGTTCACATCCAAAGTAAACGATCTTGTTGCACGTTTCAGAGTAATTGACGAAGAGTTCTTCGAGGAATTGGAAGAGTTGCTATTACAGGCCGATGTCGGTTTTGAAACAGTTATGGAGCTCATTGATTTACTGAAAGTTGAAGTACAGAGAAAAAATATTAAAGATACAGCTGGCATTCAATCGGTTATTTCCGAGAAACTTGTTGAAATCTATCAAGCTGGTGAAGAACTCGATAACGACCTGAACATTCAAGAAGATAGTCTGACAGTTATATTGATGGTAGGGGTTAACGGAGTCGGGAAGACAACTACTATCGGGAAATTGGCGGCTCGACTTATGGCAGAAGGTAAGACGGTTATGCTTGCGGCTGGCGACACTTTCCGTGCTGGTGCCATCGATCAACTCGTTGTCTGGGGCGAACGTGCTGGTGTAGAAGTAATCCGTCAATCAGAAGGATCTGACCCTGCTGCGGTCATGTACGACGCAATCCGTGCTGCAAAGAACCGCAAAGTAGATGTCCTTATTTGTGATACCGCAGGAAGGCTCCAAAATAAAGTGAATTTGATGAATGAACTTCAAAAAGTGCACCGGGTCATTAGTAAAGAAGTAGAAGGTGCACCGCACGAAGTACTTCTGGCGCTCGATGCAACAACGGGTCAAAATGCATTGATCCAAGCTCAGACATTCAAAGAAGCGACAAATGTTACAGGTATCGTCTTAACGAAGCTTGATGGTACAGCGAAAGGCGGTATCGTACTTGCTATTAGGAAAAAGTTAAATATCCCTGTAAAATTCGTTGGACTTGGTGAAGGTGTGGATGATCTTCAACCGTTTGATCCTGAAAAGTATGTATACGGACTTTTTGCGGATGGACTTGAACAAGAAGATACTGTCTAG
- the trmD gene encoding tRNA (guanosine(37)-N1)-methyltransferase TrmD, whose product MKIDVLSLFPEMFEGVLHSSIMKKAQANGAVTFGVTDFRDYSTSKHRKVDDYPYGGGAGMVLKPEPLFAAVEAISEGLEKPPRVILMCPQGERFTQKKAEELSSEEHVVFICGHYEGYDERIRQYLVTDELSIGDFVLTGGEIAAMAVIDSVVRLLPNVLGNADSPVLDSFSTGLLEHPQYTRPSNFNGMEVPDVLLSGNHAEIDKWREQQSLLRTFERRKDLLKDAPLTEHQRKFLHQLKRENK is encoded by the coding sequence ATGAAAATCGATGTCCTTTCACTGTTTCCAGAAATGTTCGAAGGCGTTCTTCATTCCTCGATCATGAAAAAGGCGCAGGCGAACGGTGCAGTCACATTTGGTGTAACCGATTTTCGTGATTATTCTACAAGCAAGCATCGTAAAGTTGACGACTATCCCTATGGAGGAGGAGCGGGTATGGTACTTAAACCTGAACCGCTCTTTGCGGCAGTAGAAGCTATATCTGAAGGGCTTGAAAAACCACCACGTGTCATTCTGATGTGTCCTCAGGGAGAAAGATTTACACAGAAGAAAGCGGAAGAGCTTTCTTCTGAAGAACATGTCGTCTTCATATGCGGTCATTATGAGGGCTACGACGAGCGTATACGCCAGTATCTCGTTACCGATGAATTATCCATCGGAGACTTCGTTTTGACGGGTGGAGAGATCGCTGCGATGGCTGTGATTGACAGTGTTGTAAGGTTGTTGCCGAATGTCCTTGGCAATGCTGATTCACCCGTGCTCGATTCATTTTCGACTGGATTGCTTGAACATCCGCAATACACACGTCCATCCAATTTTAATGGGATGGAAGTACCGGATGTATTATTATCTGGCAATCATGCAGAAATTGATAAATGGCGTGAACAGCAGTCGCTTCTCCGGACATTTGAACGCAGAAAAGATTTGCTGAAAGATGCACCACTTACCGAACATCAACGCAAGTTTCTTCATCAACTAAAGCGAGAAAATAAATAA
- the rpsP gene encoding 30S ribosomal protein S16, whose translation MSVKIRLKRMGAKKTPFYRIVVADSRSPRDGRQIETVGTYNPLTKPAEVKINEELALKWLQEGAKPSDTVRNLFSDKGIMEKYHNAKLGK comes from the coding sequence ATGTCAGTAAAAATTCGTCTTAAACGTATGGGAGCAAAGAAAACTCCTTTCTATCGTATTGTAGTAGCAGATTCACGTTCACCACGTGATGGTCGTCAAATCGAAACAGTTGGTACTTATAACCCGCTTACAAAACCAGCTGAAGTAAAAATCAATGAAGAGCTAGCTCTTAAATGGCTTCAAGAGGGTGCAAAACCTTCTGATACTGTCCGTAACCTGTTTTCCGACAAAGGCATCATGGAAAAATACCATAACGCTAAACTCGGTAAGTAA
- a CDS encoding putative DNA-binding protein — protein MTLAKTTRINFLFDFYQSLLTDKQRLYMQLYYLEDLSLGEIAGEYGVSRQAVYDNVRRTEAMLEDYETKLNLFSEFQKRAEIVDYLEQLITDTDKKSETIKELLSALRNHE, from the coding sequence ATGACGCTTGCAAAAACGACACGCATCAACTTCCTCTTTGATTTTTATCAGTCACTTTTGACTGATAAACAGAGACTTTATATGCAACTTTACTATTTAGAAGATCTTTCGCTCGGTGAGATTGCTGGAGAATACGGCGTATCACGTCAGGCAGTCTATGACAATGTTCGTCGGACGGAAGCAATGCTTGAAGACTATGAGACGAAGTTGAATTTATTTTCGGAATTCCAGAAGCGAGCAGAAATTGTAGATTATCTTGAGCAGCTCATAACCGATACAGATAAAAAATCGGAAACAATCAAAGAATTGTTAAGTGCGTTAAGAAATCATGAGTAG
- the rplS gene encoding 50S ribosomal protein L19 → MQHIISEITKDQLRSDHPAFRAGDTVRLHVKIVEGTRERIQLFEGIVISRRGGGISESFTVRKISNGVGVERTFPVHTPKITLLEVLRRGKVRRAKLYYLRSLRGKAARIKELR, encoded by the coding sequence ATGCAACATATTATTTCAGAAATCACAAAAGATCAGCTTCGTTCTGATCATCCAGCTTTCCGTGCAGGAGACACAGTTCGTTTGCACGTGAAAATCGTAGAGGGAACGCGTGAGCGTATTCAGCTATTTGAAGGAATTGTTATATCACGTCGTGGAGGCGGAATCAGTGAATCTTTCACAGTCCGTAAAATCTCCAATGGTGTAGGTGTTGAGCGTACATTCCCTGTACACACACCAAAAATCACACTTCTTGAAGTATTACGCCGTGGTAAAGTACGCCGTGCGAAATTGTACTACCTTCGCAGTCTGCGCGGAAAAGCTGCACGTATCAAAGAACTTCGATAA
- the rimM gene encoding ribosome maturation factor RimM (Essential for efficient processing of 16S rRNA): MQWFNVGTIVNTHGIRGEVRVISRTHFPEERYTVGNKLALFMPDSKTPIYLTVTSHRQHKTFDLLTFENHPNLTDVEKYRNGIFMIPENQLGDLDENEFYYHEIVGCTVFTTEGIELGKVTEILETGANDVWTVTPEKGKPHYIPYIEDIVKEVDVASKKIIIDPMEGLLS; encoded by the coding sequence ATGCAATGGTTCAACGTTGGTACAATTGTTAATACGCACGGTATCCGTGGAGAAGTCCGTGTTATCTCGCGTACTCATTTCCCGGAAGAACGCTATACGGTCGGAAACAAGCTTGCCTTGTTCATGCCAGATAGCAAAACGCCTATTTACTTAACTGTGACAAGTCATCGTCAGCACAAAACGTTTGACTTGTTGACTTTTGAAAATCATCCAAATCTTACCGATGTTGAAAAGTATCGTAACGGTATTTTCATGATACCGGAAAACCAACTAGGTGATTTAGATGAAAACGAATTCTACTACCATGAAATCGTTGGTTGTACAGTGTTTACGACTGAAGGTATCGAACTAGGTAAAGTGACTGAAATTCTTGAAACCGGCGCGAATGATGTATGGACGGTAACGCCTGAAAAAGGCAAGCCTCACTATATTCCTTATATCGAAGACATCGTTAAAGAAGTCGATGTCGCTAGCAAGAAAATCATCATTGATCCGATGGAAGGACTTCTTTCATGA
- the lepB gene encoding signal peptidase I — protein MNDDKKKKNETWEWMKALLIAFGLAAIIRVFLFTPIVVDGVSMMPTLEHGDRMIVNKIGYTIGEPKRFDVVVFHAPEEKDYIKRVIGLPGDEVEYRDDILYINGEPFEEPYLDQYKSEIADSPLTENFTLEEKIQSTTVPADHVFVMGDNRRKSKDSRHIGAVAIDEIIGSTKVVFWPIKDFGIIN, from the coding sequence ATGAATGATGATAAGAAAAAGAAAAACGAAACATGGGAATGGATGAAGGCGCTTTTAATCGCATTCGGCCTCGCAGCAATTATTCGGGTATTCCTATTTACGCCGATTGTTGTCGATGGCGTTTCGATGATGCCAACACTTGAGCATGGTGACCGCATGATTGTTAATAAGATTGGTTATACAATCGGAGAACCGAAACGGTTCGATGTCGTTGTGTTTCATGCACCTGAAGAGAAAGATTACATAAAAAGGGTAATTGGACTTCCTGGCGATGAAGTGGAGTATCGGGATGACATTTTATACATTAATGGAGAACCGTTCGAAGAACCTTATCTTGACCAATATAAATCAGAAATCGCAGATAGTCCGCTGACTGAAAATTTCACGCTTGAAGAGAAAATTCAAAGTACAACCGTCCCTGCAGATCATGTTTTTGTTATGGGGGATAACAGAAGAAAAAGTAAGGACTCCAGACATATCGGAGCTGTTGCCATCGATGAAATTATCGGTAGTACAAAAGTAGTTTTCTGGCCGATTAAAGATTTTGGAATTATTAACTGA
- the ylqF gene encoding ribosome biogenesis GTPase YlqF, translating to MTIQWFPGHMAKARREVTEKLKLVDIVFELIDARLPLSSRNPMIDEVIHQKPRLLILNKMDLADETETARWIRYFEAQGMRAVAINSFEGRGLQIVIKAAKEILEPKLERMRSRGIRPGAMRAMIVGIPNVGKSTLINRLAKKNIAKTGNTPGVTKAQQWIKYEKELELLDTPGILWPKFEDKEVGFKLALTGAIKDKIVNMEDLAVYGLRFLETNYPDRLTDRYGLTTISDEILPIFEQIGALRKVYATGGEVDYDKVAELIVRDIRNEYLGKLTFDFTAQQAQSE from the coding sequence ATGACAATTCAATGGTTTCCCGGACATATGGCGAAAGCTCGCCGAGAAGTAACCGAGAAGTTGAAGCTTGTTGACATCGTTTTTGAATTAATCGATGCTAGGCTTCCACTATCTTCTAGAAATCCGATGATTGACGAGGTCATTCATCAAAAACCGAGACTTCTTATCCTTAACAAAATGGACCTTGCAGATGAAACGGAAACGGCACGCTGGATCCGTTATTTTGAAGCACAAGGAATGCGTGCAGTTGCCATCAACTCATTCGAAGGAAGAGGGCTTCAGATTGTTATAAAAGCTGCGAAAGAGATTTTGGAACCGAAGTTGGAAAGAATGCGTTCAAGAGGTATCCGGCCAGGCGCGATGCGTGCGATGATAGTGGGTATTCCAAACGTTGGGAAATCGACACTTATTAACAGGCTTGCAAAGAAAAATATTGCAAAAACAGGTAACACGCCGGGTGTTACAAAAGCCCAACAATGGATTAAATACGAGAAAGAGCTTGAACTTCTCGATACACCTGGTATTCTATGGCCTAAATTCGAGGATAAAGAAGTTGGCTTTAAGCTAGCGCTGACAGGTGCCATTAAGGATAAAATCGTCAATATGGAAGACTTGGCAGTGTATGGCCTTCGTTTCCTAGAAACAAATTATCCAGATAGGCTTACAGATAGATATGGACTGACAACCATTAGTGATGAAATACTTCCTATATTTGAACAGATTGGTGCACTCCGCAAAGTGTATGCGACCGGTGGAGAAGTAGATTATGACAAAGTGGCGGAGTTGATTGTCCGGGATATTCGGAATGAATACCTTGGAAAACTGACATTCGATTTCACAGCACAACAAGCACAAAGTGAGTAG
- the sucC gene encoding ADP-forming succinate--CoA ligase subunit beta — MNIHEYQGKQLLREYGVAVSNGLVAFSPEEAVKAAKELGTDIIVVKAQIHAGGRGKAGGVKIAKNLDEVRAYAKELIGKTLVTHQTGPEGKEIKRLLIEEGSDIKKEYYLGLVLDSATDRVTLMGSEEGGMDIEEVAEATPEKIFKEVIDPVVGLTGFQARRMAYKMNIPTHLVNKAAKFMLGLYQVFVEKDASIVEINPLVVTAGDDVLALDAKFNFDDSALYRHKDIMALRDYDEEDPKEIEASKFDLSYISLDGNVGCMVNGAGLAMATMDTINYFGGSPANFLDVGGSATAEKVTEAFKIILSDKNVKGIFVNIFGGIMKCDVIAEGVIAASKEVGLQVPLVVRLEGTNVDKGKALLNESGLNIIAADTMADGAKKIVELVG, encoded by the coding sequence ATGAATATCCATGAATATCAAGGCAAACAGCTACTAAGAGAATATGGTGTAGCAGTTTCTAACGGTCTTGTTGCTTTCTCTCCTGAGGAAGCGGTAAAAGCTGCAAAGGAACTAGGTACAGACATTATCGTAGTTAAAGCACAAATCCACGCGGGTGGACGTGGGAAAGCGGGCGGCGTTAAGATTGCGAAAAATCTTGATGAAGTTCGTGCTTATGCTAAAGAATTGATTGGTAAGACACTTGTAACTCACCAAACGGGTCCTGAAGGTAAAGAGATTAAACGTCTACTTATCGAAGAAGGTTCTGATATTAAAAAAGAATACTATCTTGGACTTGTCCTTGACAGTGCAACAGACCGTGTAACACTTATGGGTTCTGAAGAAGGCGGAATGGATATCGAGGAAGTTGCGGAAGCAACACCTGAAAAGATTTTCAAAGAAGTCATCGATCCAGTTGTTGGTTTGACTGGATTCCAAGCACGTCGCATGGCATATAAAATGAACATCCCTACACATCTTGTAAATAAAGCAGCGAAATTCATGCTTGGACTTTACCAAGTATTCGTAGAAAAAGACGCATCTATTGTTGAAATTAACCCGCTAGTTGTAACAGCTGGTGACGATGTACTTGCTCTTGACGCGAAATTCAACTTTGACGACAGTGCACTATACCGTCATAAAGACATCATGGCACTTCGTGACTATGATGAAGAAGATCCAAAAGAAATCGAAGCTTCAAAATTTGACCTAAGCTATATTTCTCTTGACGGAAACGTCGGTTGTATGGTTAACGGTGCAGGTCTTGCAATGGCTACTATGGATACGATTAACTACTTCGGTGGTTCACCTGCTAACTTCCTTGACGTTGGGGGCAGTGCGACAGCTGAAAAAGTGACTGAAGCATTCAAAATTATCCTTTCTGATAAAAATGTCAAAGGGATTTTCGTCAACATTTTCGGTGGTATTATGAAGTGTGACGTTATCGCTGAAGGTGTTATTGCTGCATCTAAAGAAGTAGGTCTACAAGTACCACTTGTTGTTCGTCTAGAAGGTACAAACGTCGACAAAGGTAAAGCACTATTGAATGAATCAGGTTTGAACATTATCGCTGCTGATACGATGGCAGACGGTGCTAAAAAGATTGTAGAACTAGTAGGTTAA
- a CDS encoding KH domain-containing protein, with protein sequence MKRLIETIVKPLVDYPEDVRIVMDEHDNRVIYKLFVNPEDMGKVIGKQGRVAKAIRTVVYSAAGSHHGKKVYIDIID encoded by the coding sequence ATGAAGCGGCTGATTGAAACAATCGTTAAACCGTTAGTCGACTATCCAGAGGATGTACGTATTGTAATGGATGAACACGATAATCGTGTCATCTATAAATTATTCGTAAATCCCGAAGATATGGGAAAAGTTATCGGAAAGCAGGGACGTGTTGCGAAAGCAATACGCACCGTTGTTTATTCAGCAGCAGGCAGTCACCACGGCAAAAAGGTTTATATCGATATTATAGATTGA
- a CDS encoding ribonuclease HII, whose translation MKTIKEITALLTEVKEPESWMEELAQDSRAGVQNALRRWKRQYDKQKAVEQNHMVKEAFDMSFAPFEGALIAGVDEAGRGPLAGPVVTAAVILPRETPELIGLDDSKAISKVERERLAEQIKSVAIAYSAHIQSARIIDEMNIYAATRDSMEQAVKGLAVNPDFVIADAMKLDTNCPTESVIKGDAKSLAVAAASIIAKTTRDAIMDNLHNGFPMYNFKKNAGYGTAEHVLALQTHGPCEHHRTSFEPVKSMIKDWR comes from the coding sequence TTGAAAACGATAAAGGAAATTACGGCATTGCTGACAGAGGTTAAAGAGCCTGAATCTTGGATGGAAGAACTTGCACAAGATTCAAGAGCTGGAGTGCAAAATGCACTTCGTCGCTGGAAGCGCCAGTATGATAAGCAGAAAGCTGTAGAACAGAATCACATGGTAAAAGAGGCGTTTGATATGTCCTTTGCGCCGTTTGAAGGAGCTTTGATTGCTGGGGTAGATGAAGCGGGGAGAGGGCCATTAGCGGGTCCTGTGGTCACTGCAGCGGTGATCTTGCCGCGAGAGACTCCGGAACTTATTGGCTTGGATGATTCAAAGGCCATATCGAAGGTGGAACGGGAACGACTTGCAGAACAGATAAAAAGCGTAGCTATTGCTTATTCAGCACACATCCAATCAGCCCGTATTATTGATGAAATGAATATTTATGCCGCAACAAGGGATTCAATGGAGCAGGCGGTAAAGGGGCTTGCTGTCAATCCTGACTTTGTCATTGCGGATGCTATGAAACTAGACACAAATTGCCCAACAGAATCGGTTATTAAGGGAGATGCGAAGAGTTTAGCTGTTGCAGCGGCCTCGATTATTGCGAAAACAACGAGAGATGCAATTATGGATAATTTACATAACGGCTTTCCTATGTATAACTTCAAGAAAAATGCGGGATACGGGACTGCAGAGCATGTTCTAGCGCTTCAAACACACGGACCGTGCGAACATCACCGTACAAGTTTCGAACCTGTCAAATCGATGATAAAAGATTGGAGGTAA
- a CDS encoding EscU/YscU/HrcU family type III secretion system export apparatus switch protein, producing the protein MTDERHARKEAVALSYEPFSNGAPKVVAKGKGKIAENILEKAKANNIPIQEDPSLVEILGQLNVNESIPEELYKAVSEVFAYIYQIDREHGGKRKKKV; encoded by the coding sequence ATGACAGATGAACGTCATGCCCGAAAAGAGGCAGTCGCCCTTTCTTATGAACCTTTTTCGAATGGAGCCCCAAAAGTGGTTGCAAAAGGGAAAGGGAAAATTGCTGAAAACATATTGGAAAAAGCGAAAGCGAATAACATTCCGATTCAAGAAGATCCCAGCCTAGTAGAAATTTTAGGTCAATTGAACGTAAATGAATCCATTCCTGAAGAATTGTACAAAGCGGTATCTGAAGTGTTTGCCTACATTTATCAGATTGACCGTGAACATGGAGGGAAAAGAAAAAAGAAAGTTTAA
- the ffh gene encoding signal recognition particle protein translates to MAFEGLAQRLQGTLQKIRGKGKIDEADVKEMMREVRFALIEADVNLKVVKEFVKTVSERAVGQDVMKSLTPGQQVVKIVKDELTNLMGGEQNPIQFARKSPTVIMMVGLQGAGKTTTTGKLASVLRKRHNKKPLLVAADVYRPAAIQQLETLGKQLTIPVFALGTDISPVEIVRQALAEADKEHYDVVIVDTAGRLHVDEVLMQELKDIRDLSTPDEIFLVVDAMTGQDAVNVAKSFDDTVGVTGVILTKLDGDTRGGAALSIRAVTDKPIKFVGMGEKMDALEPFHPERMASRILGMGDVMSLIEKAQENVDEEKAKELEQKFRTQSFTLDDFLEQLQQVKKMGPLDELLKMMPGANKIKGLENAKVDEGQMGRVEAVIQSMTTAERNTPEIINANRRKRIAKGSGTTIQDVNRLLKQFEDMKKMVKQMTGMQQKGKKKMKMPGLDSFFK, encoded by the coding sequence ATGGCATTTGAAGGATTAGCCCAGCGCCTGCAAGGGACGCTACAGAAAATTAGGGGCAAAGGAAAAATTGACGAAGCTGATGTCAAGGAAATGATGCGTGAAGTACGCTTTGCGCTTATTGAAGCTGACGTTAACTTGAAAGTCGTCAAAGAGTTTGTCAAAACAGTAAGTGAACGCGCAGTTGGACAGGACGTCATGAAGAGTCTAACGCCTGGCCAGCAGGTTGTTAAAATCGTTAAAGATGAACTGACGAATCTGATGGGCGGCGAACAGAACCCAATTCAATTTGCAAGGAAATCACCTACTGTCATTATGATGGTCGGTCTGCAAGGTGCGGGTAAAACGACAACCACAGGGAAACTAGCTAGTGTACTTAGAAAGCGGCATAATAAGAAACCGCTTCTTGTCGCGGCAGACGTTTACAGACCGGCTGCGATTCAACAGTTGGAAACACTTGGTAAGCAGTTAACGATACCTGTGTTTGCACTTGGGACTGACATTTCACCTGTTGAAATTGTTCGCCAGGCGCTTGCAGAGGCGGACAAAGAACACTATGATGTCGTTATCGTCGATACAGCTGGTAGGCTACATGTTGATGAAGTATTGATGCAGGAACTTAAGGATATTCGGGATCTAAGTACACCGGACGAAATATTCCTAGTCGTTGATGCAATGACTGGGCAGGATGCTGTAAATGTCGCGAAAAGTTTCGACGACACTGTCGGAGTAACAGGTGTTATTCTGACGAAGCTCGATGGGGATACTCGAGGTGGTGCGGCGCTTTCCATCCGTGCCGTCACAGACAAACCGATTAAGTTTGTCGGAATGGGCGAGAAGATGGATGCACTTGAACCGTTTCATCCTGAACGTATGGCGTCGCGAATTCTTGGCATGGGGGATGTAATGTCTCTCATTGAAAAGGCGCAGGAAAATGTCGATGAAGAGAAGGCGAAGGAACTTGAACAAAAGTTTCGCACGCAATCTTTCACGCTCGACGACTTTCTTGAGCAACTTCAGCAAGTCAAAAAGATGGGTCCACTCGACGAACTATTGAAAATGATGCCCGGTGCCAATAAAATCAAGGGTCTCGAAAATGCTAAAGTCGACGAAGGTCAGATGGGGCGCGTTGAAGCGGTCATCCAATCGATGACAACGGCGGAGCGTAATACTCCTGAGATAATCAATGCAAATCGTCGTAAGCGAATTGCAAAAGGTTCAGGCACAACCATTCAAGATGTCAATCGGCTATTAAAGCAGTTCGAAGACATGAAAAAAATGGTCAAGCAAATGACTGGTATGCAACAAAAAGGAAAAAAGAAGATGAAAATGCCTGGATTAGACTCGTTTTTTAAATGA